From Toxorhynchites rutilus septentrionalis strain SRP chromosome 2, ASM2978413v1, whole genome shotgun sequence, a single genomic window includes:
- the LOC129767650 gene encoding uncharacterized protein LOC129767650, translated as MKSLLIVLLSVCAFTSATQTWRPDICPIDGNPANPVHAAHEEDCCLFYKCNGGWANLMSCPVNQHFAPSLNRCDLPALAQCTLPLSSCTTTLTTTTPAPNTPAPPATPTTQVPPTPAPPVTPTTAVPPTPAPPATPTTSAPPTPAPPVTPTTAVPPTPAPPGTTIPTAPTPAPTIPTAPTPVSTTSEIPVAPTPGPTIPTAPTPGSTTEEPGSTTDETTIPTAPTVELPTAPTVPTGFGIISA; from the coding sequence ATGAAATCGTTATTGATCGTCCTTCTGAGTGTGTGTGCTTTCACGAGTGCCACTCAAACATGGAGACCGGATATATGTCCAATAGATGGCAATCCAGCTAATCCAGTACATGCTGCTCACGAAGAAGACTGTTGTCTATTCTACAAATGCAACGGAGGATGGGCGAACCTTATGTCGTGTCCAGTGAATCAACATTTTGCTCCTTCGCTCAATCGGTGTGATTTGCCTGCACTTGCGCAATGTACATTACCGCTGTCTTCGTGTACAACTACATTGACAACAACTACTCCAGCTCCGAATACACCCGCTCCACCGGCGACTCCTACAACTCAAGTTCCGCCTACGCCCGCTCCTCCAGTGACTCCCACAACTGCAGTTCCGCCTACGCCTGCTCCACCGGCGACTCCTACTACTTCTGCTCCGCCTACGCCTGCTCCCCCGGTGACTCCTACAACTGCTGTTCCGCCTACCCCCGCTCCCCCGGGAACAACCATACCGACAGCGCCAACTCCAGCCCCAACCATCCCAACAGCGCCAACTCCAGTATCTACAACGTCCGAAATTCCAGTGGCACCAACACCAGGACCGACCATTCCCACGGCACCAACTCCAGGGTCGACAACAGAAGAACCAGGGTCGACAACAGACGAGACAACAATTCCAACGGCACCGACTGTAGAGCTTCCTACAGCTCCTACAGTTCCTACAGGCTTTGGGATTATAAGTGCATAA